In Aciduliprofundum sp. MAR08-339, a single window of DNA contains:
- a CDS encoding helix-turn-helix transcriptional regulator, with protein MDDIERRIERIEDLISRYLDNEYFQYIRHILASYIRLINIYMEYGKISPSIIFPELKDPISREIIEILFSYGKLNTSQITEELRKTRGKASRRVVRQKLNELLELAMVECEERKNERLYSISEYAIRKWLKVLGINIKEEKDRDNMR; from the coding sequence GTGGATGATATTGAGAGAAGAATTGAGAGGATTGAAGATCTTATATCTCGTTACCTTGATAATGAATATTTTCAATATATAAGGCATATTTTAGCATCCTATATACGATTGATAAATATTTATATGGAGTATGGTAAAATTAGCCCTTCCATAATTTTTCCTGAGCTTAAAGATCCGATTTCACGGGAAATAATAGAAATTTTATTTTCGTATGGAAAGTTGAACACTTCTCAGATAACAGAAGAACTGAGAAAAACTAGAGGAAAAGCCTCTCGTCGTGTTGTGAGGCAGAAACTCAACGAGCTTTTAGAGCTTGCTATGGTTGAATGTGAGGAAAGAAAGAATGAGAGATTATATTCCATCTCTGAATATGCCATAAGGAAATGGTTAAAAGTGCTCGGAATAAATATAAAGGAGGAGAAGGATAGAGATAATATGAGGTGA
- a CDS encoding DNA methyltransferase produces the protein MKLILEFWGDRDDLPMAEFRGIMEGEGKDYRILNVDYPVGIVDAEDFSPMHRAGLLRRVSKHIYSGKEIPNLKMQLENYAIRVRGGGSEEIIPVLARGIKGRVNLKNPKNLVVVYRGEKLHVGLEIIHLESENFESRRSKNLPISYPITMHPRLARFMVNLARVKKGDKILDPFCGTGSILIEAGLVGMKIYGSDIELRMIEAARTNLGKFGLHAELEIKDVGNINGHYDAIVTDPPYGRSSSTGGEEIYELYSRAFESFSRVTNKVVIALPDERAIKIGQRFFDLKELYPYRVHRSLTRYFAYFHA, from the coding sequence ATGAAACTCATCCTTGAGTTCTGGGGAGATAGGGATGATCTTCCCATGGCCGAGTTCAGGGGGATAATGGAAGGTGAGGGGAAGGATTACAGAATACTTAATGTGGATTACCCAGTTGGAATAGTGGACGCGGAGGATTTTTCCCCCATGCATCGTGCCGGACTATTGAGAAGGGTCTCAAAACACATTTACTCCGGCAAGGAGATTCCAAATCTGAAAATGCAATTGGAGAATTACGCCATAAGAGTCAGGGGTGGGGGAAGTGAAGAGATCATTCCCGTCCTTGCCAGGGGAATAAAGGGAAGGGTAAATCTTAAAAATCCGAAAAATTTGGTTGTGGTTTACAGGGGAGAAAAATTGCACGTTGGGTTGGAAATAATACACCTTGAGAGCGAAAATTTTGAGTCAAGGAGAAGTAAAAACCTTCCTATATCCTATCCCATCACCATGCATCCACGCCTGGCAAGGTTTATGGTGAACCTAGCGAGGGTGAAAAAGGGGGATAAAATTCTCGATCCCTTCTGCGGAACTGGAAGCATTCTCATAGAAGCTGGACTGGTGGGCATGAAAATTTATGGCTCGGATATAGAGTTGAGGATGATAGAGGCTGCGAGAACCAATCTAGGGAAATTTGGATTGCATGCAGAACTGGAGATTAAGGATGTTGGAAATATAAATGGACATTACGATGCCATCGTTACCGATCCACCCTATGGTAGATCATCATCCACAGGAGGCGAAGAGATATACGAACTTTACAGCAGGGCCTTTGAGTCCTTTTCCAGGGTGACTAATAAGGTTGTTATCGCCCTTCCAGATGAAAGAGCCATAAAAATCGGGCAGAGATTTTTTGATTTAAAAGAATTATATCCTTACCGGGTTCATAGGTCTCTCACCAGATATTTCGCATATTTCCATGCCTGA
- a CDS encoding bifunctional 5,10-methylenetetrahydrofolate dehydrogenase/5,10-methenyltetrahydrofolate cyclohydrolase, producing MIIECKSIAKEIRERAKEEAGGKKLWLHNIVVGNDDASLVYARSNLKLLRKLGFDGKIHHLQDASERDVLSLIEDLNGERDVHGIMVNFPLPKEISEMNVRSAISPVKDVDGISPVNYGKLLLGEEVLVPNTPRAVIRILEKITELRGKDVLIINRTPVVGKPLALMLLNRDATPTIAHSKTKNLKEKARNADIVVVAVGRPGFLKEDMVKEDAIVIDVGINVVNGKIVGDADFDALKDKAHITPVPGGVGTVTNACLVENLVKAAKLQGAI from the coding sequence ATGATCATAGAATGTAAATCCATAGCCAAGGAGATTAGAGAGAGAGCAAAGGAGGAGGCAGGAGGTAAGAAACTCTGGCTCCATAACATAGTTGTTGGAAATGATGATGCCTCGCTTGTGTATGCGAGATCTAATCTGAAACTTCTCCGCAAACTTGGATTTGACGGAAAGATTCACCATTTGCAGGATGCCTCCGAGAGAGATGTCCTGTCCTTAATTGAGGATCTGAACGGCGAGAGAGATGTACACGGGATAATGGTGAATTTTCCCCTTCCAAAGGAGATTAGCGAGATGAATGTCAGAAGCGCCATTTCACCGGTTAAGGATGTGGATGGAATAAGCCCGGTGAACTACGGGAAACTCCTACTGGGAGAAGAGGTGCTTGTGCCCAACACCCCACGGGCAGTTATCAGAATTCTCGAAAAAATCACAGAACTCCGAGGCAAGGATGTTCTCATAATAAACAGAACTCCAGTGGTGGGCAAGCCTCTTGCTCTCATGCTCCTCAACAGGGATGCAACACCCACCATTGCCCATTCAAAAACGAAGAATCTAAAGGAGAAGGCAAGAAACGCGGATATCGTGGTGGTTGCTGTGGGAAGGCCGGGATTCCTGAAGGAGGATATGGTGAAAGAGGATGCCATAGTAATTGATGTAGGCATAAACGTTGTGAATGGAAAAATCGTTGGAGATGCGGATTTTGACGCCCTGAAAGATAAAGCCCATATAACTCCTGTCCCTGGAGGTGTGGGCACGGTCACCAACGCCTGCCTGGTGGAAAATCTGGTTAAAGCAGCGAAACTGCAGGGAGCAATATGA
- a CDS encoding glycerophosphodiester phosphodiesterase family protein, whose translation MSRWESEKILILGHRGFRQKYPENTVLSFLEAVMHGADGIELDVWLTKDEKLVVAHDEDFKRVADVAKKIKDSTLADLKKIDLGMGQNVPTLGEIFDSMPEKTLINVEIKDIDTVEKVIALIEKYGIEDRVMVSSFNIDALRKAREINKNIILGLLIEDEKTIPRVPELARELNLYSVNIPIDALEIFTMEQFKQAILQFKALGLHIVIWADRDALFYKDNNILKIAPLVDIVITDDVERMRSLLS comes from the coding sequence ATGAGCAGATGGGAATCTGAAAAAATCCTGATTCTTGGGCACAGGGGATTCAGACAGAAGTATCCAGAGAACACCGTACTTTCCTTTTTGGAGGCCGTGATGCATGGGGCAGATGGAATTGAACTTGATGTCTGGCTCACAAAGGATGAAAAACTGGTTGTGGCGCATGATGAGGATTTCAAAAGAGTTGCAGATGTTGCAAAAAAAATCAAAGATAGCACCCTTGCCGATCTGAAAAAAATAGATCTGGGAATGGGGCAGAACGTGCCAACCCTGGGTGAGATATTCGATTCAATGCCTGAAAAAACGCTTATAAACGTTGAGATAAAGGATATTGACACCGTTGAAAAAGTCATAGCCCTTATAGAAAAATACGGAATTGAGGATAGAGTTATGGTTTCTTCCTTCAACATTGATGCATTGAGGAAGGCTCGGGAGATTAATAAAAATATAATCCTGGGGTTGCTCATTGAGGACGAAAAAACAATACCAAGGGTCCCCGAACTTGCAAGGGAACTGAACCTTTACTCGGTAAACATACCCATCGATGCACTTGAGATATTTACTATGGAGCAATTTAAGCAGGCAATCCTGCAATTCAAAGCACTCGGACTTCACATTGTTATCTGGGCAGACAGGGACGCACTTTTCTACAAGGACAATAACATTCTGAAAATAGCCCCCCTCGTGGATATAGTGATAACAGACGATGTGGAGAGAATGAGATCCCTGCTTTCATAG
- a CDS encoding M48 family metallopeptidase — protein MDRNLLALLILDTLTVVIGWAIYLSNVPPDTALFLFSSQTILILGFISLGMTFFYSFFAGGRSIYFWPAVAVIVIGAVVVFFNWFAGGILILAAILLLIFSRAEGVGNRLGIFLVFLGFSILALLPPIEAMLNLSFSSLDIVVIVISAALILVGLMISLRRGIAIESYLGYIALSLAFFLLPPYHEVLRIKSNGAYGIYDMAIIVISTILFSIFLFASLYALKKQDWVSKEIERGYDELRRGNWERAYSVFKTLHKRGQIYSSVFNGMGVALMHMKRFDESEKYLREALRIRESDEYRTNLGNLYYRKGDINKAMEVYKSVLKRNPDCYLALNNLGRCLMRKGKIDEARRYLERAMEVNPNGTQAKRNYSMLENNEE, from the coding sequence ATGGATCGAAATTTACTTGCTTTGTTGATCCTTGATACCCTCACGGTGGTGATAGGGTGGGCAATATACCTGTCGAATGTTCCTCCCGATACGGCTTTATTCCTATTTTCATCTCAGACCATTCTCATACTGGGTTTCATATCCCTGGGCATGACCTTCTTTTACTCCTTCTTTGCTGGAGGTAGAAGTATATACTTCTGGCCCGCAGTTGCGGTGATTGTTATAGGCGCGGTGGTTGTATTTTTCAACTGGTTTGCCGGGGGAATTTTGATACTTGCAGCGATTCTACTTCTGATTTTCAGCAGAGCGGAGGGTGTTGGAAATCGTTTGGGCATTTTTCTCGTGTTCCTGGGATTTTCAATATTGGCTCTCCTTCCCCCAATTGAGGCCATGCTAAATCTCTCATTTTCCTCACTTGATATTGTGGTAATTGTCATATCTGCAGCATTGATTCTCGTAGGGCTCATGATATCCCTCAGAAGGGGAATTGCCATAGAATCGTACCTAGGTTACATAGCCCTATCCCTTGCTTTTTTTCTGCTTCCGCCATACCATGAGGTTTTAAGGATAAAGAGCAACGGTGCCTACGGTATTTACGACATGGCAATAATAGTGATTTCCACGATCCTGTTCTCCATATTCCTATTTGCGTCCCTCTATGCCCTGAAGAAGCAGGATTGGGTGAGTAAGGAGATTGAAAGGGGATATGATGAGTTGAGGAGGGGTAACTGGGAGAGGGCATATTCTGTGTTCAAAACTCTTCACAAGAGGGGTCAGATATATTCATCGGTGTTCAACGGTATGGGCGTTGCACTTATGCATATGAAGAGATTTGATGAAAGCGAAAAATACTTAAGAGAGGCGCTGAGAATCAGGGAAAGTGATGAGTATAGAACTAATCTTGGAAATCTTTATTACAGGAAGGGAGATATAAATAAAGCCATGGAAGTTTATAAATCAGTACTCAAGAGGAACCCCGACTGCTACCTTGCCCTCAACAATCTTGGCAGGTGCCTCATGCGCAAAGGGAAAATAGACGAGGCGAGACGCTACCTGGAGAGGGCAATGGAGGTAAATCCAAATGGAACACAGGCAAAGCGGAACTATTCAATGCTGGAAAATAATGAGGAATAA
- a CDS encoding CBS domain-containing protein: MDDHRDLQYVLKNFYRVPVEHIMTKDLWNMPMLPKDASIEEVLSIMSARRHVWIMEKKGSTKVVGVITEKDLLNIMAPKRIQPYVIGGIDLSSLLLGNVKSAEDLMCKKLIVAHPKDKIEDVLDKMRSYRLRRLPVIDEHGNLIGEITIKSLIIQFRKVLKWYRITKD, encoded by the coding sequence ATGGATGATCACAGAGACCTCCAGTACGTTTTGAAAAATTTCTATCGTGTTCCCGTGGAGCATATTATGACCAAGGACCTATGGAACATGCCAATGCTTCCAAAGGATGCATCCATTGAGGAGGTACTCTCCATCATGTCCGCCAGAAGACATGTCTGGATTATGGAAAAAAAGGGAAGCACCAAGGTTGTGGGGGTAATAACTGAAAAAGACCTGCTTAACATAATGGCACCAAAGAGGATACAGCCATACGTGATAGGAGGCATAGACCTTTCCTCCCTTCTTCTAGGAAACGTTAAAAGTGCGGAAGATCTGATGTGCAAGAAACTCATAGTGGCACATCCAAAGGATAAGATTGAAGACGTACTTGATAAGATGCGCTCTTATCGGCTCAGAAGATTGCCAGTGATTGACGAACATGGAAACCTCATTGGAGAGATCACCATAAAGAGCTTAATAATCCAGTTCAGAAAGGTGCTAAAGTGGTACAGAATAACCAAGGATTGA
- a CDS encoding Holliday junction resolvase encodes MGKKGSIYERELKGILSGDSKYIFKFSRSLSEDEFRWYRSSIERPFMVIRAAGSLGVDLIAIRDDYSFPIEVKSASSRKIVFTHSSARAQEQAEIFLKECERARILGIYAYRLKGFRGDPWRVFSLPVNGLTGRMRLLSETVPTIPLTRGGNFVLRWDEGMPLSKFLSYVNQG; translated from the coding sequence TTGGGTAAAAAAGGCTCCATATACGAGCGCGAGTTGAAGGGTATACTCTCAGGCGATAGTAAGTACATATTTAAATTCAGTAGATCTCTGAGTGAGGATGAGTTCAGATGGTATAGAAGTTCAATTGAAAGACCATTCATGGTAATTCGTGCTGCCGGCTCTCTTGGGGTGGATCTCATAGCCATAAGGGATGATTATTCCTTTCCAATAGAGGTAAAATCCGCATCCTCCCGAAAGATAGTGTTCACCCACTCAAGTGCGAGGGCCCAGGAACAGGCGGAAATATTTCTCAAGGAATGCGAAAGAGCCAGGATACTTGGTATATATGCATACCGACTCAAAGGTTTCAGAGGAGATCCATGGCGTGTGTTCTCTCTCCCTGTGAATGGACTAACCGGCAGGATGAGGTTACTGTCCGAAACGGTGCCCACTATACCGCTAACTCGTGGGGGCAATTTTGTGCTCAGATGGGACGAGGGTATGCCTCTAAGCAAGTTTCTATCCTATGTGAATCAGGGATAG
- a CDS encoding calcium/sodium antiporter: MKNTGALVYISIILLSLPAYLIMLGNLKSIPILTVNFIIGIYLLVKGSDYFVDGAASIAAHKNVSEHTIGLTLVALATSLPEFAVSTIASYTGHPITSWGNAVGSNIANIGLVLGLAAIMMPLSLSKHIKKDAGVLVLVTGILAFLVLLFHALLWWMGILFIAIYALYIWEIKGRNEEIGEVKIEHSWLWSWIYVLSGAAGIVWGAEVVIKSAVNIAVVMHIPEIIIAITAIAIGTSLPEMATSIAASLKKKYGIAVGNVIGSNIFNTLIVLGGSSLLNPIRVPNSDIINNLIFLVIFTIAAALMCMKKKIRRLEGAILIILYAVFFSFLILYP; encoded by the coding sequence ATTCTCCTCTCATTACCTGCCTACCTCATTATGCTTGGCAATTTGAAGTCTATACCTATTCTCACGGTAAATTTCATCATAGGGATATACCTGCTCGTTAAGGGAAGTGACTATTTTGTGGATGGGGCTGCAAGCATAGCAGCACACAAAAATGTGAGCGAGCACACAATCGGACTGACCCTAGTGGCTCTGGCAACCTCCCTACCAGAATTCGCAGTTTCAACAATCGCATCCTATACCGGACATCCCATAACATCCTGGGGAAACGCCGTGGGAAGCAATATAGCCAACATAGGCCTAGTGCTAGGTCTGGCTGCAATAATGATGCCCCTGTCCCTTTCAAAGCACATAAAGAAGGATGCCGGTGTTCTTGTACTTGTTACAGGCATTCTCGCCTTCCTCGTACTCCTATTTCATGCCCTTCTCTGGTGGATGGGAATTCTATTTATCGCAATTTACGCACTCTACATCTGGGAAATAAAAGGACGCAATGAAGAGATTGGGGAGGTCAAAATTGAGCATTCATGGCTGTGGTCGTGGATCTACGTGCTCTCCGGTGCTGCTGGAATAGTATGGGGTGCGGAGGTGGTCATAAAATCCGCTGTGAACATAGCCGTGGTAATGCACATACCTGAAATAATAATAGCAATCACCGCAATTGCAATAGGCACATCTCTTCCAGAAATGGCAACAAGCATAGCAGCATCCTTAAAGAAAAAGTACGGAATAGCAGTGGGAAACGTTATTGGAAGCAATATATTCAATACCCTGATAGTTCTGGGAGGATCTTCCCTTTTAAACCCAATAAGGGTGCCCAACTCAGATATCATAAACAATCTCATTTTCCTTGTAATATTCACGATCGCCGCAGCGCTCATGTGCATGAAGAAAAAAATAAGAAGATTAGAGGGGGCAATTCTCATCATTCTCTATGCAGTATTCTTCTCTTTTCTCATACTCTATCCCTGA